The Paenibacillus sp. FSL H7-0357 nucleotide sequence GAATGAGAATAGTGGGTGGAGTTTTGTGAACATAGAATTTGAGTCAACGTTTAAACCAATTCAACATCAAGAACTTATAACTTTTGAAGAAACGTATAGTCTTGTCTTGCCAGATGATTATAAGAATTTTTTAATGTATCGTAACGGAGGTAAGACAGTTCGAAGAAGATTTGAAACAAGAGATCAAAAAATAACATCGTCTATTATGTTATTTCTGCCACTTAGCAATGAAACGGAGTGTAATCTAGAAGACTATTATAAAAAATATAATGGTGGAGCAATAATCCCTCCTAACTTTATTCCTATTGGAATAGACCCTGCAGATAGTCTAATATGTCTTTCTGTTAATGAGGAGGATCAAGGGAAAGTTTATTTCTGTGATATGGATTATTTCGAAGAGGACAATGAGTTGAGACCAGAATTCATTAAACTAGTATCTTCAAGTTTTGGTGAGTTTGTAAATTCTCTCTACCAGCCAGAATGATTCCAAAGATCCGCTTCGATAACAGTCACAACACAGCATTTATGGAGGTAACATGTTCAAGAGTGAAAAGATTAAAAATTACTTCGATCCTTTAGCACTAAATCTATTGAAGGAATTTGGACGTTAGAAGTGTATTTTAGTCTGGCAGACTTACTCCGCTCGGAATTTGAGTTGAGGTAAGTCTTTTTTTGCAAAGCGTACCAAGCGGACCACTTTCACAGACAGAAAACTATTAATAATATTGATGGAAAGCGGGTTTAATCCTAAATGAAAGAGATAATAGTTAGTCAAGAGTTATTAAACGAGTTTGAGAATATTCAGTGGTTTACAAATTGCGGTAAACAAGCAGAAATAGATTTACTATGTTCGGTACAACAAGTTGATGGGTGGGAGAAAGCAGAGGAATTTGACGAAAAAGATGAATGGGAGGAGGTAATATCAAAGAGTAGGGATAATCTTGCAGATTTTATTATGAGGAAATTAGGATATAGTGTTAGGAATTTCAATTCAATTGTTGCTGCAGTAAGAGAGTCACAACAGTATAAAACAGCCATAGCTAAACTTTATGATAGTGTTGAAGAGCGGAATATAAAAGAAGAGTTCGGTGATACATTAAGTTGGTTATTGCTTAATGCAGGTATTGAACGTGCGTTTGCCGGGTTTAAAGGCTGTCCAAAGTTTTTTAGCGAAATGCTAGAAGTTCTCAAACTCGGGCACTGTCCATGTGGATGGATGGGAAGATGGCCCAAAGGTACGTTATACATATACTAAACCCTTATTAATATATTTTATGATAGGAGATAGAGAATGACTGACTTTTTAAGTGAGCATAAATTTGAAGGATTAAAAGTAAATCACGTATCACGTGAACTAAGACTTTTTTCAAATGAACTATTTGAACTCATCGGAATTAGATTTGAAGATACATCTGAGCTTGAGAGGCAGGTTATTGCAGCATTTTGTTTTGGTGCACTAAATGCCATTGTTCAAAGGGACGAGTTAAACCAACCACAGGCTCATGCTCTTATAGTAGCATTACTAATTAACGAGTTTAAATACAGTGAAAAACAAGCAGTTGATTTTGCTGAGGATTTAATTCATGCAACACATAAAGAATATCATCCTGTAATGAATGCAATAATTCATAGAGGAATAGATGGCCATTATCAGTATGAGAAAAATATGCTTGATGATTTGAGATCTAATATACTAGAGGTTATTAATACAGTAAAAAAGAAAGCATAAAAAATGCATCAATCATAATTTGTATGTATTAGATTAACCTTCTATAGAATGAACTTAAAGACTACACAAAAGGGCAAAAGTAACGGAGGGGAATTTTGGAACTGTAGGAGCGATAGCGACCGCCTTTGTCACCGGATTTCCACCGCATAAAGCGGGTTGAATCAAGAAATTTGGGGACAACAGCGGCCGGAAGTCCAAATATTCACCGTAGTTACATCCTTGCCAAAATGGGGGATATTACACCTTGCGAATTAATCATCCGTACGGTGAGAATAAAGGAGACAGATAGGTGAGACGAAATTATGAAGCATTATTTGGTGCGTTTTATGAAATATATTTTGATTATAAAAGCGAGAAGATGAGCAATGCTGAAGCCATTGCCTGTACAGCTGATGCATATTTTGGTGTACAAAGTAGAGGGGAAATGGAGAAGGCTGTTGTATATATTTCAGAAGGAAGAATCTGCTTAACGCATTCAAAAATATTCATTAAAGCAAAAGAAAGAATAGTTGAGGCTTTAAATTCTTTAGATTTACATAAGCTTCAAATTGAAACAACTCCAGATGAGTATAAGGACATATTAGAGCGCAGAGATATGGTATTAGATGAAATTGATAATATTCCAGTAGATTATAGCCCCTACACAAGATGGTACTACCATGAAATGGAGAAAGAAGTTAAGAACTACTTTGGGATCATTGTTAATGAAGTGGAAAATAAAAATGAAATGATAGAGAAAGTATTGGAGCGTTTTGAACGTGAATGTACGAATACGCTTAGCGAAAATATTGTTGTTAAAACTACGCTTGTAGAGTTACTAATTAGATATGATATTAAGGGAAATGAACAATTTGTAGAAATCACAAAGGAGCTGGAACAGTTCGATATAAATGATGTAGGTGCACAGTTAACAGAAAATGAGAAGGTAGATCTGTCTATCCGAATCAGCAACTTGTTGATGTTAACCAGGGGTTAGAAAATGAAGACAGGATAACATATTCAGGGCGGTAATCCGCCCTGAATAAAGTTTATTCGATACTTGCTAAAGCCTTTTTAACAAGTTGGTCTGACTGACGTGTTGTCTCTGGCAAACGATAATCGGGTGATAGGTGTAGAACCCATTCACAAGCGGTATCTAATGAAATACGATGACCAGTGGAGACGAAGATAGGCTTAACATTATTCTGTGTTCTAAGAACATTTCCGATAATCTCTCCTTGATCTTGCAGTGGTGAAATAGATCCTCTTGTTAAATTGGGTTCATCATACTCTCCTAATAACCTGGTTTTTCCACAACCAATTGTAGGAATATCAAATAGAACACCTAAATGACTGGCCAGACCAAATCGCCTCGGATGGGCAATCCCCTGACCATCACAGACAACTAACTGAGGAGAGGTCTTGATCTGCTTAAATGCTTTAACTAAAGGGGGAAGTTCCCTGAACGAGAACAGCCCTGGGATATAAGGGAACTGAACAGAATCTTCAACTACCACTGATTCTACTATGTTTAATGAGTTTGCTTCTAAAATGACTACTGCGGCGATCAGCAAGTCACGTTGTTCACTATATGCGACGTCTACTCCAGCGATATAACGAATTTCAGCAAATTGATCTTCTTTTATAACTTTTAAGGATAACTTTTGCTGTAATATTATTGCTTCCGTTTCGGTTAGAATCCATGAATGATTTAATATTGGTTCCATGTTGTATCCCTCATTTTCGAACATTAGAATATACAGAGATTTGTTTTTAGAAAATGCAAACTGCGTCACTGCTTTACTTACGCGTAAGGGTCCGTTTCGCCCGCTCAGTAATACGTTTCGTTTCCTTTGTGTCAGAGCCCTCCAGCCAGTCGGAGCATAGCTGCAGCACCCAATCCGGCTGGCTTTTGCTGGCGTCATTCAGCCAATTGGCCACCGAGTCCTGCACATATTTGACCGGATCGGAACGAAGGGGTTCAAGGAGCGGAAGCCCCTGTGCCGGGTTTTCTTTCAAGGCTTGTATATG carries:
- a CDS encoding SMI1/KNR4 family protein; protein product: MNIEFESTFKPIQHQELITFEETYSLVLPDDYKNFLMYRNGGKTVRRRFETRDQKITSSIMLFLPLSNETECNLEDYYKKYNGGAIIPPNFIPIGIDPADSLICLSVNEEDQGKVYFCDMDYFEEDNELRPEFIKLVSSSFGEFVNSLYQPE
- the imm48 gene encoding Imm48 family immunity protein; this translates as MTDFLSEHKFEGLKVNHVSRELRLFSNELFELIGIRFEDTSELERQVIAAFCFGALNAIVQRDELNQPQAHALIVALLINEFKYSEKQAVDFAEDLIHATHKEYHPVMNAIIHRGIDGHYQYEKNMLDDLRSNILEVINTVKKKA
- a CDS encoding Imm3 family immunity protein, yielding MRRNYEALFGAFYEIYFDYKSEKMSNAEAIACTADAYFGVQSRGEMEKAVVYISEGRICLTHSKIFIKAKERIVEALNSLDLHKLQIETTPDEYKDILERRDMVLDEIDNIPVDYSPYTRWYYHEMEKEVKNYFGIIVNEVENKNEMIEKVLERFERECTNTLSENIVVKTTLVELLIRYDIKGNEQFVEITKELEQFDINDVGAQLTENEKVDLSIRISNLLMLTRG
- the nfi gene encoding deoxyribonuclease V (cleaves DNA at apurinic or apyrimidinic sites), giving the protein MEPILNHSWILTETEAIILQQKLSLKVIKEDQFAEIRYIAGVDVAYSEQRDLLIAAVVILEANSLNIVESVVVEDSVQFPYIPGLFSFRELPPLVKAFKQIKTSPQLVVCDGQGIAHPRRFGLASHLGVLFDIPTIGCGKTRLLGEYDEPNLTRGSISPLQDQGEIIGNVLRTQNNVKPIFVSTGHRISLDTACEWVLHLSPDYRLPETTRQSDQLVKKALASIE